In Flavobacterium piscisymbiosum, the sequence TCCTTTGTATAAGTATGCTTCATCATAAGTTGGAGAAGCTTCTAAAACTCTGTCAAAAGCACCTTCAGCTTTAGCTAAAGCAGCAGCATCCGGAGCACCATCTTTTTTATTTGCATTAGCATAATAAAGTGAAATACCATAATATACATTGTCATCTAAATAATTTTTAGATTCTTTGTTATTAACTGCAAGTTCAAAAACAGTTGCAGCTTGTGCAAATTGCTTTTTACCAAACAATGCTTTTCCTAGATCAGCAAGTTCTTCAACTACTAAAGGCTCTAATTCAATTGCTTTTTTAACATCAGCAATACCAGCATCAAAAGCTGCCTGATCTACAACTCCTTCAGCATTTGTTCCTTTTTTAATTTTTGACAATCCTAAATACAAATAATCTCTACTAATTACTTTGTTTGAAGGTACTTTAATAAAATCTTCGATAGATTTAATTGCTACATCAACATTTCCGTTTTCGTAAGCAGCATAACCTAAATACCTGTAAATTCTTGGATTTACTTTATCTTCAGCAATCATTTTGTTTGCTACAGTCTCAAGAGTTTTATAATCTTTTACCAAGATTAAGAAATCTGCATGACGCATTTTCGAATCTAAAGAGTAATCTGTAAGACTTAAATATTTTTCGTAGTTAGTGATTGCATTTTGCATATTTACTTTAGCGGTAGAAGTTTTGTTTCTTCCCCATTTGTAATATGTTTCAGCTAATTCTCTGTAAACCGGACCATAATTAGGGTTGATCGCGATAACTTCATTAAAAGATTTAATTGCTTCTTCGTATGATTTAGCACCTTTTAATAAAACTCCTAATTGCATTTTTGCTCTTAAAAGTGTTGGATCTGCAGTAAATGCATCACGGTAAGCTTTGTACGCATCATTTTGATTGTTTGAACCATAGTAAGCATCTCCAATTGTTAAAAGAGCAGTTGCATTTTGAGGCTCAAGTACCAAAGCACGTTTCAAGATCGCAATAGCACCAGGATAATCTGGTGAAGTTGAATTAATATATGCTCTACCAATGTAAATAAATTCATCTACATCTTTACG encodes:
- a CDS encoding tetratricopeptide repeat protein → MNKFKIFSLALVASATVAKAQDIKEAKKAIDAEQFQKAKSLLKTIIKAKPSDGEANFVLGNIYLNQSIIDSAKIYYANGLQASDKKNLNYIGLGQIDLDAKNAAAAQANFGLATKDMKRKDVDEFIYIGRAYINSTSPDYPGAIAILKRALVLEPQNATALLTIGDAYYGSNNQNDAYKAYRDAFTADPTLLRAKMQLGVLLKGAKSYEEAIKSFNEVIAINPNYGPVYRELAETYYKWGRNKTSTAKVNMQNAITNYEKYLSLTDYSLDSKMRHADFLILVKDYKTLETVANKMIAEDKVNPRIYRYLGYAAYENGNVDVAIKSIEDFIKVPSNKVISRDYLYLGLSKIKKGTNAEGVVDQAAFDAGIADVKKAIELEPLVVEELADLGKALFGKKQFAQAATVFELAVNNKESKNYLDDNVYYGISLYYANANKKDGAPDAAALAKAEGAFDRVLEASPTYDEAYLYKGRINNLLEKDDLIIKNYEEYVTKTTAKGPEELAKPATVKKVIEAYNSIGASYANTDKAKAIEYFNKTLVLDPANAYAAQSVKALK